Proteins from one Mucilaginibacter jinjuensis genomic window:
- a CDS encoding histidine kinase dimerization/phosphoacceptor domain -containing protein, translated as MITRKLIVIFILIISAGRLMGQPAVPKDIGALRLKLSKSGADTSRVKLLIGLSRYYNASTTKSPMLNDSAIFIALQAQKLSSTLSYPEGTGLSYQVMAMSWSNKKDFKKSDELIKKAIQIFLSHNLYIDAAEAYLNMEEFYLAAGGTDYNVMIGYYEQAKPLFIKGGAKMRAGATLNVLGDFYLQIGKNDEAIAALQSALSLYKSTGKKDLQSTYDLLGYNYLQITSFNEALKYALLAVKTAEEVQDTSMLLCTIYNRTGMVYYALSQFSQSTAYYKKSIAVARKYNDRSEIFLAGNLANNLLHENKSAEAIELLKQTELRFPDIGDEYLSRYNSSILQAYLNLKKYDEAKYYSTWLLKAYSKNKYPPISQANMLGPVIQYFIETKQYGQAANYFPEFMNTAKQLRGKPRFIQKGYLFAYQIDSANNNPVSALRNYTKYASLKDSISEATKNKQMQELQIQYETEKKEKENLVLRKESLLQANKAKQAGHIRDLTLIGTCFLLVFIVLLYYSYRVNQKNSKAISEKNDSLRQLVTEKEWLLKEIHHRVKNNLQIVMGLLQQQSAYINNDDALAAIQNSENRMRSIALIHQKLYQSDNLDLISMPEYTNEMITNLKDSCGLDNRIFFEKQVDNIYLDVAQAVPLGLIMNEAITNAIKYAYKADMQGVIYISLIKAPNQYIELTIADNGPGLPETFDIKKVESLGINLMRGLSKQLGGSFDITSEQGCMISISFQTEIFNRGITEAEVILT; from the coding sequence ATGATTACGAGAAAACTGATTGTCATTTTTATTTTAATTATTTCAGCCGGTAGGTTAATGGGGCAGCCAGCTGTTCCAAAAGATATAGGCGCGCTACGCCTAAAGTTGAGCAAAAGCGGTGCAGATACCTCGCGGGTAAAATTACTGATTGGTTTAAGCAGATATTACAATGCAAGCACCACCAAAAGCCCCATGCTTAATGACAGTGCTATATTCATAGCGCTGCAAGCCCAAAAACTAAGCAGCACTTTATCTTATCCAGAAGGTACAGGTTTAAGTTACCAGGTTATGGCTATGAGCTGGAGTAACAAAAAGGACTTTAAAAAAAGCGATGAGCTGATTAAAAAAGCCATCCAAATTTTTTTAAGCCACAACCTTTACATTGATGCAGCCGAGGCTTACTTAAATATGGAGGAGTTTTACCTGGCTGCTGGTGGCACAGATTATAATGTAATGATTGGCTATTATGAGCAGGCAAAGCCATTATTTATAAAAGGAGGTGCTAAAATGCGGGCTGGAGCCACGCTGAATGTGCTTGGCGATTTTTACTTGCAGATTGGTAAAAACGACGAGGCTATTGCAGCACTGCAATCTGCTTTAAGTTTATATAAATCGACTGGTAAAAAAGATCTACAGTCGACCTATGACCTGCTCGGGTACAACTATCTTCAGATCACCAGTTTTAATGAAGCCTTAAAATACGCGCTATTGGCTGTAAAAACGGCAGAAGAGGTGCAAGATACGAGTATGTTGTTATGCACTATTTACAATCGTACAGGGATGGTTTATTATGCATTATCCCAGTTTTCGCAGTCAACTGCTTATTATAAAAAATCAATCGCGGTTGCGAGAAAATATAATGACAGGTCTGAGATATTTCTGGCGGGCAACCTGGCAAACAATTTATTGCACGAAAATAAGTCGGCAGAAGCAATTGAGCTATTGAAACAAACGGAGCTCCGTTTTCCTGATATAGGCGATGAGTATCTTAGTCGCTATAATTCTTCTATACTACAAGCTTATCTCAATTTAAAAAAATATGACGAGGCTAAATATTATAGTACCTGGCTTTTAAAGGCATATAGTAAAAATAAATATCCGCCTATTTCACAGGCTAATATGCTGGGTCCTGTAATACAGTATTTTATTGAAACAAAACAGTATGGGCAGGCTGCAAATTATTTCCCCGAATTTATGAACACAGCAAAACAATTGAGGGGAAAGCCAAGATTTATTCAAAAAGGATATTTATTTGCCTATCAAATAGATTCTGCGAATAATAACCCTGTTTCTGCGCTCCGCAACTACACTAAATACGCATCTCTAAAAGATTCGATATCCGAAGCAACAAAAAACAAACAGATGCAGGAGCTGCAGATTCAATACGAAACAGAAAAGAAAGAAAAGGAAAATTTAGTTTTGAGGAAAGAAAGCCTGCTACAAGCCAATAAAGCAAAACAGGCAGGCCATATCCGCGACCTTACGCTTATCGGTACCTGTTTTCTCCTGGTATTTATTGTATTGCTTTATTACAGCTACCGGGTAAATCAAAAAAACAGTAAGGCCATAAGTGAAAAAAATGATTCATTACGGCAATTGGTTACAGAAAAAGAATGGCTGCTTAAAGAAATCCATCACCGGGTAAAAAATAACCTGCAGATAGTAATGGGCTTGCTACAGCAACAATCGGCCTATATTAATAACGATGACGCACTTGCTGCTATTCAAAACAGTGAGAACCGCATGCGCTCTATAGCGCTGATCCATCAAAAGTTATATCAGTCAGATAATCTCGACCTGATCTCTATGCCAGAGTATACTAATGAAATGATTACTAATTTAAAAGACAGTTGCGGCCTGGACAACCGTATTTTCTTTGAAAAACAAGTAGATAATATTTACCTGGATGTAGCACAGGCTGTACCCCTGGGCCTGATTATGAATGAGGCCATAACTAACGCCATTAAATATGCTTACAAGGCCGATATGCAGGGTGTTATTTATATTTCATTGATTAAAGCCCCCAACCAATACATTGAACTAACTATTGCAGATAATGGGCCGGGTTTGCCCGAAACGTTTGATATTAAGAAGGTTGAATCGCTGGGTATTAACTTAATGCGGGGGCTTAGTAAGCAGTTGGGGGGGAGTTTCGATATCACCAGCGAACAAGGGTGTATGATCAGTATTAGCTTCCAAACCGAAATATTTAACCGGGGCATAACCGAAGCAGAAGTAATATTAACTTAA
- a CDS encoding SusD/RagB family nutrient-binding outer membrane lipoprotein, whose amino-acid sequence MKLKYISILLSGTMLLTMATSCKKELVDTNQNPNATQNPQPDYLLTAAIKNTADTYWGVNNNMGAALLIVQHWAKIQYTDPDRYIFTNTSFQELWSTGYSKSIVNLNKIISLADAQANPNYKGVALVLRSWVFTLLTDQYGNIPYKQAINIDQYLTPAYDTQKDVYFALLDDLKAAQADLDPNGKAIAGDVVYSNSISAWKKFANSLRLRIALRIADREPAKAQQVLADIQAEGSGYINSNAATAQMVYLDSPNQNPISNLFDTRDDYRISKTMVDQLFALNDPRLPIYASPTADATPQKYVGIPNGLLVGDASNLGLSKTSKPGTYFLAPHSPAVIMSYAEVLFDQAEAVARGFISGDAASLYNQAITASLNQYGITSSADINNYLSQAAVKYDATNYKKSIGNQKWIALFGEGLEAFAEWRRLDYPQLQPAVAGTLNGKIPVRFIYPGTEQTLNGTSYTAAVANQGPDVLTTKLWFDVN is encoded by the coding sequence ATGAAACTTAAATATATCTCTATACTACTATCAGGTACCATGTTGTTAACAATGGCGACATCGTGCAAAAAAGAATTGGTAGACACCAACCAAAACCCCAATGCTACCCAGAACCCACAACCGGATTACCTGTTAACTGCAGCTATAAAAAATACGGCTGATACTTACTGGGGGGTAAACAACAATATGGGCGCAGCTTTACTGATTGTACAGCATTGGGCCAAAATTCAATATACAGATCCCGACAGGTATATTTTTACCAACACTTCATTTCAGGAGCTTTGGAGCACTGGTTATTCTAAAAGCATCGTTAACCTCAATAAGATCATTTCTTTGGCTGATGCCCAGGCTAACCCTAATTACAAAGGCGTGGCCTTGGTATTACGTTCGTGGGTGTTTACATTACTTACAGATCAATATGGTAACATCCCTTACAAACAGGCTATCAACATTGATCAGTACCTTACCCCTGCTTATGATACCCAAAAGGATGTTTACTTTGCATTGCTTGATGATTTGAAAGCGGCACAGGCCGATCTTGACCCTAATGGAAAAGCAATTGCAGGTGATGTAGTTTATTCGAACAGCATTAGTGCCTGGAAAAAATTCGCCAACTCGCTCCGTTTAAGGATAGCGCTTCGCATTGCCGATCGCGAACCTGCTAAAGCCCAACAAGTTTTAGCTGATATACAGGCGGAAGGAAGCGGTTACATTAATTCAAATGCAGCCACAGCACAAATGGTTTACCTCGACTCGCCTAATCAAAACCCCATCAGCAATTTGTTTGATACCCGCGATGATTACCGTATCAGTAAAACCATGGTCGATCAATTATTTGCATTGAACGACCCACGCTTACCAATTTATGCGAGCCCAACTGCTGATGCCACACCACAAAAATATGTAGGTATACCTAACGGTTTATTAGTGGGCGATGCCAGCAATTTGGGTTTAAGTAAAACATCTAAACCGGGCACTTACTTTCTGGCGCCGCATTCTCCGGCAGTGATTATGAGCTATGCCGAAGTATTGTTTGATCAGGCTGAAGCTGTGGCACGTGGCTTTATTAGCGGGGATGCAGCCAGTTTGTATAACCAGGCTATAACGGCATCGCTTAATCAATACGGCATTACCTCAAGTGCAGATATAAACAATTACTTATCTCAGGCCGCGGTGAAATATGATGCTACAAACTATAAAAAATCAATAGGTAACCAAAAATGGATTGCCCTGTTTGGTGAAGGACTCGAAGCATTTGCCGAATGGCGCAGACTTGATTACCCACAATTACAGCCCGCTGTTGCAGGTACGCTTAACGGTAAAATACCTGTACGGTTTATATATCCCGGAACGGAGCAAACACTTAACGGAACAAGTTATACCGCTGCGGTAGCCAATCAAGGCCCGGACGTTTTGACTACAAAGCTTTGGTTTGATGTGAATTAA
- a CDS encoding sigma 54-interacting response regulator, whose translation MSKKKILIVEDEFIIADVLSNILKNAGYEVCGIADNVDEALEMTAEFAPEFVLLDIYLKGKLTGIDLAHRLTEKNIPFIYISANSNQKVLEAAKVTNPYGFVIKPFREKDVLIALDIAMYRHENEREKGLRQNAVLQKKTAEILAANMSWEHKILQMGKTLQPDIPFEFLSVGMKQDEGDDFYEIGFSRIGFDEYQLIGCPELMTVTNCKQHELAKLKLNDIINPMATWYDENELDVLLRKPSLKKMIVDTYGLKSHLSFPVALSQGKLWYFNFYSRRSDAYQADHLVLCNRLQQLLASFIESMLQASNSPLANKLSDFSVKHQVSAAEKANPFNGIIGSSHLLLTVFDHVVQVSKSDSSVLILGESGTGKEKIAERIHSLSLRKDKPFIRINCAALPTSLIDSELFGHEKGAFTGAHERKIGRFEQAHSGTIFLDEIGELPLESQSKLLRVLQEKEIERIGGRVTIKTDVRIIAATNRNLDKEVAEGRFRLDLFYRINVFPILMPPLRERKEDIADLAAHFLNIYARKTGKTVRGISSQVLENMKHYHWPGNIRELENLIERNVLLTRDDMINSMVLPTQLEHLTDHVPIATNVTTMSEGERAHILAALKKCNGKIWGEGGAASLLNLPPTTLNSKMKKLGIRKDFSI comes from the coding sequence ATGAGCAAAAAAAAGATCCTTATAGTTGAAGACGAGTTTATTATTGCAGACGTATTGAGCAATATACTAAAAAATGCAGGTTATGAGGTTTGCGGCATTGCCGACAATGTGGACGAAGCGTTGGAAATGACAGCTGAATTTGCCCCCGAATTTGTATTACTGGATATTTATTTAAAAGGGAAGCTCACAGGGATAGATTTGGCCCACCGTTTAACAGAAAAAAATATCCCGTTCATTTATATCTCTGCCAATTCAAATCAAAAGGTGCTGGAGGCTGCAAAGGTGACCAATCCTTATGGTTTTGTAATTAAACCGTTTCGCGAAAAGGATGTGTTGATTGCCTTGGATATTGCGATGTATCGCCACGAAAACGAACGGGAAAAGGGTTTGCGCCAAAATGCAGTATTACAAAAAAAGACTGCCGAAATATTGGCGGCTAACATGAGCTGGGAACATAAAATACTACAGATGGGCAAAACCCTCCAGCCGGATATACCTTTTGAGTTTTTATCTGTTGGCATGAAACAGGATGAAGGCGATGACTTTTATGAGATCGGTTTTTCGAGGATAGGTTTTGATGAATACCAATTAATAGGTTGCCCGGAGTTAATGACTGTTACCAACTGTAAGCAGCATGAACTGGCCAAGCTAAAGTTAAATGATATTATAAACCCGATGGCCACCTGGTATGATGAAAATGAGTTAGATGTATTGCTGAGAAAGCCATCATTAAAAAAAATGATTGTTGATACCTATGGCTTAAAGTCGCACCTGTCATTCCCCGTTGCATTAAGTCAGGGCAAATTATGGTATTTCAATTTTTACAGCCGCCGGTCTGATGCTTACCAGGCCGATCATTTGGTATTATGTAACCGTTTGCAGCAATTATTAGCCAGTTTTATAGAAAGTATGCTGCAGGCTAGCAATAGCCCATTGGCTAACAAGCTGAGTGATTTTAGTGTAAAACACCAGGTTTCGGCAGCAGAGAAAGCCAATCCTTTTAATGGCATAATTGGTAGCAGCCATTTGCTGTTAACTGTGTTTGATCATGTGGTGCAGGTATCTAAGTCAGATTCGTCGGTGCTTATTTTGGGCGAAAGCGGTACGGGCAAAGAAAAAATTGCAGAACGTATCCACTCGTTGTCCTTACGGAAAGATAAGCCTTTTATCAGGATCAATTGTGCGGCACTACCAACCTCATTAATAGATTCTGAATTATTTGGCCACGAAAAAGGTGCATTTACCGGCGCCCATGAAAGAAAGATAGGGCGGTTTGAGCAAGCACATTCGGGCACCATATTTTTGGATGAGATAGGCGAACTACCGCTCGAATCACAATCAAAACTGCTGCGGGTATTACAAGAGAAAGAGATAGAACGAATTGGTGGCCGGGTAACTATTAAAACCGACGTTCGTATTATTGCTGCCACTAACAGAAACCTGGATAAGGAGGTTGCAGAGGGACGTTTCAGGCTGGATCTTTTTTACCGTATTAACGTGTTCCCTATATTAATGCCCCCGCTTCGCGAACGCAAAGAAGATATTGCCGATCTGGCTGCCCATTTTTTAAATATCTATGCCCGCAAAACGGGCAAAACTGTGCGGGGTATTTCGTCCCAGGTATTAGAGAATATGAAGCACTACCACTGGCCGGGGAATATCCGCGAACTCGAGAATTTGATAGAGCGTAATGTATTGCTTACCCGTGATGATATGATCAACAGCATGGTATTGCCTACACAATTAGAGCACCTCACAGACCATGTGCCAATTGCCACAAATGTTACTACCATGAGCGAAGGTGAGCGTGCCCACATCCTGGCCGCGCTGAAAAAATGCAACGGCAAAATATGGGGAGAAGGAGGGGCCGCCAGTTTATTAAACCTGCCGCCTACAACGCTTAATTCTAAAATGAAAAAATTAGGTATCCGTAAAGATTTCAGCATATAG
- a CDS encoding alpha/beta hydrolase: MKTTKPKTIVFITGAFVSSDCWNEWKLYFEQQGYHILVPAWPYKDAPACTLRQRHPDADVAGQRLTNLTAYFAAIVEKLPEAPVLIGHSMGGLIVQLLIQKGLAAAGIAIHSLQPKGIFTFKLSFYKAGWAALGFFTDTRKSYLMSFTQWQYAFTNGMSFEVQKEAYYNLLVPESKLLVRDATTDAAKVDFDRPHAPLLFLSGSADHFIPASLNYANYKKYTHQQSVTEYKEFAGRNHFVLGQPGWQEHAEYILNWLSKI; this comes from the coding sequence ATGAAAACTACGAAACCTAAAACCATTGTCTTTATTACCGGTGCGTTTGTAAGCAGCGATTGCTGGAACGAGTGGAAATTATATTTTGAACAACAGGGTTACCATATATTAGTACCAGCCTGGCCTTATAAGGATGCGCCAGCCTGCACATTGCGGCAACGGCACCCGGATGCCGACGTGGCCGGCCAACGTTTAACTAACCTAACGGCGTATTTTGCTGCCATTGTAGAGAAGCTTCCCGAGGCCCCGGTATTAATAGGCCATTCTATGGGCGGGTTAATAGTACAGTTACTAATTCAGAAAGGATTGGCAGCAGCTGGTATTGCTATTCATTCATTACAACCTAAGGGTATTTTTACTTTCAAGTTATCCTTTTACAAAGCAGGCTGGGCGGCCCTTGGTTTTTTTACTGATACCCGAAAATCCTACCTCATGTCGTTTACACAATGGCAATATGCTTTTACCAACGGCATGTCGTTCGAGGTGCAAAAAGAGGCCTACTATAATCTGTTAGTACCCGAATCCAAATTATTGGTAAGAGATGCCACCACCGATGCGGCTAAAGTAGATTTCGATCGCCCGCACGCCCCCTTATTGTTTTTATCAGGCAGTGCCGACCATTTTATACCAGCATCACTAAACTACGCTAATTACAAAAAATATACACACCAGCAATCGGTAACTGAATATAAGGAGTTTGCAGGGCGAAACCATTTTGTACTTGGCCAACCCGGCTGGCAAGAGCATGCCGAGTACATTTTAAACTGGCTATCAAAAATTTAA
- a CDS encoding alpha/beta fold hydrolase, with translation MKLITTIKHMVLVLLLTAFVGRASAAVAPANPPANFKHQYATVNGVKIHYVIGGKGEPLLLVHGFGQNWYMWNRLLPELSKHFTVIAPDMRGVGESGKTTGGYDKKNMAVDMHELMKKLGYSHVNLAGHDIGLMVAYAYAAQFPGDVKKLALMDALLPGIEPVWSQVKAQAWWFGFFAQPHAGELVSGKVGLFFTDFWPVVGFQKNAFNAAERAEFIRAYSVPGATTGAFHWFGYFNRDAKDNVEFAKTKLTIPVLAMGSDHFAGAFLAAHTRLVATDVQESIIKDSGHWVVQEQTAQVQKALLDFFLK, from the coding sequence ATGAAACTAATAACAACAATTAAGCACATGGTGCTGGTTTTATTATTAACCGCTTTTGTAGGCAGGGCATCCGCAGCTGTAGCACCTGCTAATCCACCTGCTAACTTTAAACACCAGTATGCTACTGTTAATGGTGTTAAAATTCACTACGTTATTGGCGGTAAAGGCGAACCTTTACTATTGGTGCATGGCTTTGGCCAAAATTGGTATATGTGGAACAGGCTGCTGCCAGAACTATCTAAACATTTTACAGTGATAGCACCCGATATGCGCGGTGTAGGCGAATCGGGTAAAACAACCGGTGGTTACGATAAAAAAAATATGGCTGTTGACATGCACGAGTTAATGAAAAAATTGGGCTATAGCCATGTTAACCTGGCTGGCCACGATATTGGCCTAATGGTGGCTTATGCTTATGCAGCTCAATTCCCCGGCGACGTGAAAAAATTAGCTTTAATGGATGCATTATTACCCGGCATAGAACCGGTATGGAGCCAGGTAAAGGCACAGGCCTGGTGGTTCGGTTTTTTTGCACAACCACATGCCGGCGAACTGGTTTCGGGTAAGGTTGGGTTATTTTTTACCGATTTTTGGCCGGTTGTTGGTTTTCAAAAAAATGCGTTTAATGCAGCAGAACGGGCAGAGTTTATTCGCGCTTACTCAGTACCGGGAGCAACAACAGGTGCATTTCATTGGTTTGGCTATTTTAACCGGGATGCCAAAGACAATGTGGAATTTGCCAAGACAAAACTAACAATCCCGGTACTGGCCATGGGGTCTGATCATTTTGCGGGTGCATTTTTAGCTGCACACACCAGGCTGGTTGCTACTGATGTACAGGAATCAATTATTAAAGACTCAGGCCATTGGGTGGTACAGGAGCAAACTGCACAAGTACAAAAGGCTTTGCTTGATTTCTTTTTGAAATAA
- a CDS encoding SusC/RagA family TonB-linked outer membrane protein: MLKIYKLILAFVLPVIFTQSLYAQAVTVSGVVTSKSDGLPLPGVSIIIKGTTSGTQTDIDGKFTLHPHINDVIRISFTGLAPQEITVKQAETNLKVALEDGQNSLNEVVVTALNISKDKKSLGYTVQGLKSKDISEAKETNLVNALAGKIAGVNVTNSQGDMGSSRIVIRGETSISGNNQPLFVVDGVPVDNSQFLGTGGSRDFANGIADINSEDIESLTVLKGPNAAALYGYRAANGVILIKTKNGKGSKGLGVTVNSNTSFSNILGLPDYQNEYGQGSNGKFSYVDGKGGGVNDGVDESWGPALNGQLIPQFNSNGVAVPFVAHPDNVRSFFKTGVTLNNGVSLAGSGDKYDFRLGYNNLHQTGVIPNSEQGRNSFILNATYKLTPKLTLTTVANYIKDDAADLPGSGGKRATSTMLQFTWFGRQVDVSQLKNYIDANGNTFNWNNSYYSNPYFMAYENTVGQTKNRFIGSAELNYKIIDGLSANFRTGTDYYNDRRKIRIAYGTNGTPYGSYEEDAYDVSETNTEGRLQYTKKLNKDFSIDALIGGNIQANSFEENDQKAPKLAVSGLYTLSNSRDPLISSNVFSKYKTYSYFASGQLGFRNYAFLNVTARNDWSSTLPKANLSYFYPSVNGSLVLSEALDIKSNVLSYLKLRGGWSKVGKPTTPYQLINTYDFTAPFGTNPQQSANSTDLNPNLKPETTTSAEAGFEAGFFNNRVRLDASVYNTNSINQILNVNVSQSTGYSQKLINGGKINNKGLEVQLGLTPVKIKDFSWDVTVNYSRNHSKVVSLDNTGSLQSYLLGSDGTVQVLAAVGKPYGSIYGLDFQRNANGQVIVNADGTPAVNPTIQYLGKYTPDWLGSVNNSFTYKNFNLSVLIDAHVGGSVYSGTNATGTYTGILASTLPGRGAANGGIGYYTDGTTNIATNASVGPNGQAVSHDGIIYNGVNANGSKNTTILSAQSYYKALTNADAPFVYNATYVKLREIKLGYTVPQKWAKAIGFQAASFAAVGRNLLIIHKNAPNIDPETAFNTGNGQGLEDLTLPTVRNIGFNINLKF; the protein is encoded by the coding sequence ATGCTAAAAATTTACAAACTTATACTGGCATTTGTATTGCCGGTAATTTTCACTCAAAGCCTTTACGCACAGGCCGTAACGGTAAGCGGGGTGGTTACGTCCAAATCGGATGGGCTGCCTTTACCAGGTGTTAGTATCATCATAAAAGGAACTACCTCTGGTACACAAACAGACATTGACGGTAAGTTTACCCTCCACCCTCATATTAATGATGTTATCCGCATTTCCTTTACCGGGCTCGCCCCACAGGAAATTACCGTAAAACAAGCTGAAACCAATTTAAAGGTTGCTTTAGAAGATGGCCAGAACTCACTTAACGAGGTGGTTGTAACAGCACTTAATATATCTAAGGACAAAAAATCTTTAGGTTATACCGTGCAGGGACTGAAATCAAAAGATATATCTGAAGCCAAAGAAACTAACCTTGTTAACGCCTTAGCCGGGAAAATTGCAGGCGTAAACGTAACCAATAGCCAGGGTGATATGGGTTCGTCCCGCATTGTTATTCGTGGCGAAACCTCTATCTCGGGTAATAACCAGCCCTTATTTGTGGTAGATGGTGTGCCTGTAGATAACAGTCAGTTTCTGGGCACCGGCGGCTCGAGGGATTTCGCCAATGGTATTGCTGATATTAATTCGGAAGATATTGAATCGCTTACCGTGCTTAAAGGACCCAATGCTGCAGCACTTTATGGTTATCGCGCAGCAAACGGTGTTATATTAATTAAAACCAAAAATGGCAAAGGATCTAAAGGCTTAGGTGTTACGGTTAACTCAAATACCTCTTTTTCAAACATCCTGGGCTTGCCTGATTACCAAAATGAATACGGCCAGGGATCAAATGGCAAATTTAGCTATGTTGATGGTAAAGGCGGAGGCGTTAATGATGGAGTAGACGAAAGCTGGGGACCTGCACTTAACGGACAATTGATACCGCAATTTAATTCTAACGGCGTAGCAGTGCCTTTTGTGGCTCACCCGGATAATGTGCGCAGTTTCTTTAAAACGGGCGTTACCTTAAATAATGGTGTTTCGCTTGCTGGTTCGGGTGATAAGTATGATTTCCGTCTGGGTTATAATAATTTGCATCAAACAGGCGTGATCCCTAACTCAGAACAAGGCCGAAACTCGTTTATATTAAACGCAACCTACAAGCTTACCCCTAAACTGACTTTAACTACAGTTGCTAATTATATTAAGGACGATGCTGCTGATTTACCAGGATCAGGTGGTAAAAGGGCTACCAGTACAATGCTACAATTTACATGGTTTGGCCGCCAGGTTGATGTAAGCCAGCTTAAAAATTACATAGATGCCAATGGTAACACCTTTAACTGGAATAACAGCTATTACAGTAACCCATACTTTATGGCTTATGAAAATACAGTTGGCCAAACAAAAAATCGTTTTATAGGAAGCGCGGAGTTAAACTATAAGATCATCGATGGGTTATCGGCTAACTTCCGTACCGGTACGGATTATTATAACGATCGTCGCAAAATCAGAATAGCATACGGCACCAATGGTACACCTTATGGTTCGTACGAAGAAGATGCTTATGATGTTAGCGAAACCAATACCGAAGGCAGGTTACAGTATACCAAAAAACTCAACAAAGATTTCTCTATCGATGCGTTAATAGGTGGTAACATACAAGCAAATTCATTTGAAGAAAACGATCAAAAAGCACCCAAACTGGCTGTTAGCGGTTTATACACGCTAAGCAATTCGCGCGACCCGCTGATCTCATCAAATGTTTTCAGCAAATATAAAACGTACAGTTATTTCGCGTCTGGACAATTGGGTTTTAGAAACTATGCGTTTTTAAACGTTACAGCACGTAACGATTGGTCATCTACCCTGCCAAAGGCAAACCTATCTTACTTCTACCCTTCTGTTAACGGAAGCTTGGTATTATCAGAAGCTTTGGATATTAAAAGCAATGTATTAAGCTACTTAAAACTGCGCGGCGGTTGGTCAAAAGTAGGTAAACCTACTACCCCTTACCAATTGATCAATACTTATGATTTTACTGCTCCATTTGGCACCAATCCGCAACAAAGCGCCAACAGCACAGATCTTAATCCAAACTTAAAGCCAGAGACTACCACATCTGCAGAAGCAGGATTTGAAGCCGGATTTTTCAACAACAGGGTACGTTTGGATGCCAGTGTTTACAATACCAATAGTATTAACCAAATCCTTAACGTTAACGTAAGCCAATCTACCGGTTATAGCCAAAAGCTTATTAACGGTGGTAAAATCAACAACAAAGGTTTAGAAGTTCAATTGGGTTTAACACCTGTAAAGATTAAAGATTTTAGCTGGGATGTTACCGTAAACTACTCGCGTAACCATAGCAAAGTTGTTTCGTTGGATAATACCGGCAGTTTACAAAGCTATCTGTTAGGTTCAGACGGTACGGTGCAGGTACTTGCTGCAGTAGGCAAACCTTATGGCTCTATTTACGGGTTAGATTTTCAACGCAACGCAAACGGACAGGTTATTGTAAATGCTGATGGCACACCAGCTGTTAACCCAACCATACAATATTTAGGAAAATACACGCCAGACTGGTTAGGAAGCGTAAATAATAGCTTCACCTATAAAAATTTCAATCTAAGTGTGTTAATAGATGCACATGTGGGTGGTTCAGTATATTCAGGCACTAATGCAACAGGAACTTATACAGGTATACTAGCTTCAACCCTGCCTGGCCGTGGTGCAGCTAATGGTGGTATAGGTTATTACACCGATGGAACAACCAACATTGCAACAAACGCCAGTGTAGGGCCAAATGGCCAGGCTGTTAGTCACGATGGCATTATTTACAATGGCGTGAATGCCAATGGCAGCAAAAACACCACTATTTTATCGGCACAAAGCTATTACAAAGCGCTTACCAACGCCGATGCACCATTTGTTTACAATGCAACTTATGTTAAACTAAGGGAGATAAAATTAGGCTACACCGTTCCGCAGAAATGGGCAAAAGCTATTGGGTTCCAGGCAGCAAGTTTTGCAGCAGTAGGTCGTAACTTATTGATCATTCATAAAAACGCCCCTAACATCGACCCTGAAACGGCATTCAATACAGGGAACGGCCAAGGGCTTGAAGATCTTACCCTGCCAACAGTACGCAACATTGGTTTTAACATCAACCTTAAATTTTAA